A genomic stretch from Vibrio neptunius includes:
- the hisS gene encoding histidine--tRNA ligase, whose amino-acid sequence MAKKIQAIRGMNDCLPTQSPLWQKLENTVKNVISAYGYNEVRMPIVEMTHLFSRAIGEVTDVVEKEMYTFEDRNGDSLTLRPEGTAGCVRSCIENSLINRDEQRLWYMGPMFRHERPQKGRYRQFHQCGVEVFGLDGPDVDAELIMMTARLWRELGIDKHVRLELNSIGSLEDRANYRTALIAFLEQHIDILDDDCKRRMHTNPLRVLDTKNPDVQAILGDAPRLSDYLGEESKQHFAGLCELLDAAGIEYTVNERLVRGLDYYNRTVFEWITESLGAQGTVCGGGRYDGLVEQLGGKATPAVGFAMGLERLVLMLETLELTEVRRSVDVYVVTAGEGTMLAGMKLAESLREQVTGLRVMNHFGGGNFKKQFKRADKVGAAVALVLGENEVADNTVVLKDLIGGTQETYGQADVAAKLAELV is encoded by the coding sequence GTGGCAAAGAAAATCCAAGCAATTCGAGGCATGAACGACTGCCTTCCAACTCAATCACCACTGTGGCAGAAACTTGAGAACACAGTGAAGAACGTAATCAGCGCCTACGGTTACAACGAAGTGCGCATGCCAATCGTTGAGATGACTCATCTATTCAGTCGCGCTATCGGTGAAGTGACCGACGTGGTTGAAAAAGAGATGTACACATTTGAAGACCGTAACGGCGACAGCTTAACCCTTCGCCCAGAAGGCACGGCTGGCTGTGTACGTTCTTGTATTGAAAACAGCCTGATCAATCGTGATGAGCAGCGCCTATGGTACATGGGTCCAATGTTCCGTCACGAGCGTCCACAGAAAGGCCGCTATCGTCAATTCCACCAATGTGGTGTGGAGGTATTTGGTCTAGACGGCCCAGATGTTGATGCAGAACTTATCATGATGACGGCTCGTCTATGGCGTGAGCTTGGTATTGATAAGCACGTTCGTCTAGAGCTGAACTCAATTGGTTCACTAGAAGATCGCGCGAACTACCGCACTGCACTGATTGCCTTCCTAGAGCAGCACATTGATATTCTGGATGACGATTGTAAACGTCGTATGCACACTAACCCGCTGCGTGTACTGGATACTAAGAACCCAGATGTACAAGCGATTCTAGGTGATGCACCACGTTTATCTGATTACCTTGGCGAAGAGTCAAAACAACATTTTGCAGGTCTTTGTGAACTTCTTGACGCGGCAGGTATCGAATACACAGTTAACGAGCGTCTGGTTCGCGGTCTTGATTACTACAATCGTACGGTATTTGAGTGGATTACAGAAAGCTTGGGTGCGCAGGGTACCGTATGTGGTGGTGGTCGTTACGATGGTCTAGTCGAACAGTTAGGCGGTAAAGCAACACCTGCAGTTGGCTTTGCAATGGGCCTGGAGCGTTTGGTTCTCATGCTAGAAACGTTAGAGCTCACAGAAGTTCGTCGTAGCGTTGATGTTTACGTGGTAACGGCAGGTGAAGGTACAATGCTCGCGGGTATGAAGCTAGCCGAATCACTACGTGAACAAGTCACTGGATTACGTGTTATGAACCACTTTGGTGGTGGTAACTTTAAGAAACAATTTAAGCGTGCTGACAAGGTTGGTGCAGCAGTGGCACTGGTTCTTGGTGAGAACGAAGTGGCAGATAACACTGTGGTACTGAAAGACCTGATTGGCGGCACTCAAGAAACTTACGGCCAAGCAGACGTCGCAGCTAAGCTGGCAGAGTTGGTTTAA
- the rodZ gene encoding cytoskeleton protein RodZ gives MSAEQQTKTPVEEDNNIERIEAGTLLKQKREELGLTQQQVADRLRLRRSIIENIESNQFESEQVATFTRGYLRSYARVVGIKESVVLCALDDCGEAQYEEHEMQSFSQKTNKEKHDSRIMTLTWGIFAIIVGISSVWWWQNQENSVVELTAVTEQEKKIEQELAENSELDFTAVEPSLINDSVETKPVVEQPLEEVTTPVQVGVSEPDSEVVEPSIETVQQVNEPVKAETVSREAADPVAAVEPNQQENNLVETSPPVIVANLLEMSFIDDCWIQVKDATGKTLATGIKKAGQDLQVSGERPYKVILGAPENVSMTLASEPVDLSGYTSGKVARFNLP, from the coding sequence ATGAGTGCTGAACAGCAAACAAAGACACCGGTTGAAGAAGATAACAATATCGAAAGAATCGAAGCGGGTACGCTTTTAAAACAAAAACGAGAAGAGCTTGGGCTTACACAGCAGCAAGTGGCTGATCGATTACGTCTTCGTCGCTCTATTATCGAAAACATCGAATCCAATCAGTTTGAGAGTGAGCAGGTGGCGACCTTCACTCGTGGTTATCTGCGTTCTTATGCTCGCGTTGTTGGTATCAAAGAATCTGTGGTGTTATGCGCGCTAGACGATTGCGGTGAGGCACAGTATGAAGAGCATGAGATGCAAAGCTTTTCTCAAAAGACCAACAAAGAAAAGCATGATAGCCGCATTATGACCCTCACATGGGGTATTTTTGCCATTATCGTAGGTATCTCTTCTGTTTGGTGGTGGCAAAATCAAGAGAACAGTGTTGTTGAACTGACCGCTGTGACTGAACAAGAAAAGAAGATAGAGCAAGAACTGGCTGAAAATAGTGAGTTGGATTTTACAGCGGTTGAGCCAAGTCTAATTAATGATTCGGTAGAGACAAAGCCAGTTGTTGAACAACCGCTTGAAGAGGTAACAACTCCAGTACAAGTCGGGGTGTCAGAGCCTGACTCAGAAGTTGTTGAACCGTCAATTGAAACAGTGCAGCAGGTGAATGAGCCAGTGAAAGCCGAAACAGTGAGCAGAGAAGCTGCTGACCCGGTTGCCGCTGTGGAGCCGAATCAACAAGAGAATAACCTTGTTGAGACTTCTCCACCTGTCATCGTGGCTAATTTGCTTGAAATGTCATTCATTGATGACTGCTGGATTCAGGTAAAAGATGCAACAGGTAAAACGCTAGCGACAGGTATTAAGAAAGCCGGTCAAGATTTACAAGTGAGCGGTGAAAGGCCTTATAAAGTGATTTTGGGTGCTCCTGAAAACGTTTCAATGACATTAGCGAGTGAACCTGTCGACCTTTCTGGGTATACTTCAGGCAAAGTAGCAAGATTCAACTTACCTTAA
- the ispG gene encoding flavodoxin-dependent (E)-4-hydroxy-3-methylbut-2-enyl-diphosphate synthase — protein MQYESPIKRRPSTRIYVGDVPIGDGAPIAVQSMTNTRTTDVEATVAQIKSLENVGADIVRVSVPTMDAAEAFKQIKQQVNIPLVADIHFDYRIALKVAEYGVDCLRINPGNIGNEDRIRSVVDCARDKNIPIRIGVNGGSLEKDIQMKYGEPTPEALVESAMRHVDILDRLNFDQFKVSVKASDVFLAVDSYRLLAKKIDQPLHLGITEAGGARAGAVKSSVGLGMLLAEGIGDTLRISLAADPVEEIKVGFDILKSLRIRSRGINFIACPSCSRQEFDVIGTVNALEQRLEDVITPMDVSIIGCVVNGPGEAEVSHLGLAGSNKKSAFYEDGKRQKERFDNNDLVDQLEAKIRAKASTLDEANRIDVKVQD, from the coding sequence ATGCAATACGAATCTCCTATCAAACGTCGCCCATCGACTCGTATCTATGTGGGCGACGTACCTATTGGTGACGGTGCACCGATTGCTGTGCAGTCGATGACTAACACTAGAACAACAGACGTTGAAGCGACTGTTGCTCAAATTAAATCACTGGAAAATGTCGGTGCTGATATCGTTCGCGTATCTGTGCCAACGATGGATGCTGCGGAAGCGTTCAAGCAAATTAAACAGCAAGTGAATATCCCACTCGTGGCGGATATTCATTTTGACTACCGTATCGCGCTAAAAGTAGCGGAGTACGGCGTAGACTGTTTACGTATCAACCCGGGCAATATCGGTAACGAAGACCGTATCCGCTCAGTAGTTGACTGCGCGCGCGACAAAAACATTCCGATTCGTATCGGTGTGAATGGTGGCTCGCTAGAAAAAGACATTCAGATGAAGTACGGCGAACCAACTCCAGAGGCGTTGGTAGAGTCTGCGATGCGTCATGTCGATATTCTTGATCGTCTTAACTTCGACCAGTTTAAAGTCAGTGTGAAAGCCTCAGATGTTTTCCTTGCTGTCGATTCCTATCGTTTACTAGCGAAGAAGATCGATCAGCCGCTTCACTTAGGTATTACTGAAGCAGGCGGCGCACGTGCTGGCGCGGTGAAATCTTCAGTTGGCCTTGGGATGCTGCTGGCAGAAGGGATTGGCGATACTCTGCGTATCTCTCTTGCGGCGGACCCAGTAGAAGAGATAAAAGTCGGTTTCGATATTCTAAAATCGCTACGTATTCGCTCTCGCGGTATTAACTTTATTGCTTGCCCAAGCTGTTCGCGCCAAGAATTTGATGTGATTGGTACAGTGAATGCACTGGAGCAGCGTTTAGAAGATGTGATTACGCCGATGGATGTATCCATTATCGGCTGTGTAGTCAATGGTCCGGGTGAAGCAGAAGTGTCTCATTTAGGCTTGGCGGGAAGTAACAAGAAGAGCGCATTCTACGAAGACGGTAAACGTCAGAAAGAGCGTTTTGACAATAACGACCTTGTTGACCAGCTAGAAGCTAAAATTCGTGCAAAAGCTTCAACATTAGACGAAGCAAACCGCATCGACGTCAAAGTACAAGATTAA